Proteins encoded in a region of the Cyclopterus lumpus isolate fCycLum1 chromosome 23, fCycLum1.pri, whole genome shotgun sequence genome:
- the b2m gene encoding beta-2-microglobulin: MKAFVCAVVGLLCFPPSIAKSSPPMVEVYSQRPGDVGKKNTLICHVTNFYPPEISIELLKNYQVMPGANNTDLAFEENWHYHLTKSIPFTPHKGDSFACRVTHMKKSSMYIWEPDM; this comes from the exons ATGAAGGCGTTTGTGTGCGCAGTGGTCGGCCTGCTTTGCTTTCCACCTTCAATAGCCAAGTCCT CTCCACCAATGGTTGAGGTGTACAGCCAACGACCAGGAGACGTCGGGAAGAAGAACACTTTAATCTGTCACGTGACCAACTTCTACCCACCAGAAATCTCCATCGAGCTGCTCAAGAACTACCAGGTGATGCCCGGAGCCAACAACACGGATCTGGCCTTCGAGGAGAACTGGCACTACCACCTCACCAAATCCATACCCTTCACCCCGCACAAAGGAGACTCATTCGCTTGCAGAGTGACTCACATGAAGAAAAGCTCCATGTACATCTGGG AACCGGACATGTAA
- the LOC117726241 gene encoding beta-2-microglobulin-like, with amino-acid sequence MMLAFVLSALLAVSFAQQTIHTPPKVQVYSRKVGEFGKQNTLICHVSGFHPPDISIQLMKDNEELPKATQTDLAFNKDWRFHLTKNVDFIPISEEKYSCRVTHGTNVKDYAWDPNM; translated from the exons ATGATGTTGGCGTTTGTTCTTTCAGCTCTGCTGGCCGTCTCCTTCGCTCAACAAACCATTCACA CTCCTCCCAAGGTGCAGGTGTATAGCCGCAAGGTGGGAGAATTCGGGAAACAGAACACCCTGATCTGCCACGTGAGTGGCTTCCACCCCCCTGACATCTCCATCCAGCTGATGAAGGACAATGAGGAGCTCCCCAAAGCCACGCAGACGGACCTGGCCTTCAACAAGGACTGGCGCTTTCACCTGACCAAGAATGTGGACTTCATACCCATAAGTGAGGAAAAGTACAGCTGCAGGGTCACACATGGGACCAACGTTAAAGACTACGCCTGGG ACCCAAACATGTAA